The Halobacterium hubeiense genome contains the following window.
CTCGCGAGAGGGAAAGCCCTGTTCCGCGAGCACGCCTCGTTCTCGTTCGTCGACGCGTGCATCGTCGCCGACATGCAGACCGAGGGACTGGGCTACCTGTACGCGTTCGACGACGACTTCGACCGCGCCGACGACGTCTACCGGCTCGACACCGCGACCGACCCGTACGGACCGTAGCAGTCAGGCGAGGTCCTTGTCGGCGAACCGCGGGAGGTTGCTCGCGAACTGTTTTATCGCCGTCTCCTCGGCGCGGTGCAGCGTCTCGCTGAGCGTGGACTTGGCGGTGTCCAGTTCCTCCGCGAGGTCGGTGAGCGTGCACTCGCGGGGCGTGTCGTAGTAGCCGGCCTCGATGGCGGCGCCCAGCAGCTCCTGCTGGCGCGGCGTCAGCAGGCGCTCGGAGTCACCGGACTCGTAGAGGTAGCCGACCTCGAAGTCCATCCCGAAGGCGTCCAGTTGGTCGCGCAGCGCCGAGAGCTTCGCGTGGGGCGCGACGACTTCCAGCGTGGCGGTGCCGTTGGACACTTCCAGCGGCGGCTCCAGCGGGAGCCCCGCTTCCTGGAGCGTCAACAGCAACAGCGGCTCGCTGGTCTCGAACTCGACGAGCACGGAGTCGTCGTCGCGTTCGAGCGGCTCCATGTCCTCGACGCCGTCGGCGTCGTGCATCTCCTTGAGGACGTCGACGACGTCGGGGCCGGTGAGTTCCAGCAGCGCGACGCCCTCGTCGTCGTCGGGGAACGCCGCGAGGACGCGGAACAGCGTGTCGGGGTAGCGTGTGGACACCTGAGAGATCCACACCGAGTCGGGCAGGTCGATGGAGAGTTGTGCTCGTGCCATGCGAAGATGTTCGTTCATACTGCCCCCCAGCCTCAAGAAGTATTCCCGAACTTGTTCGGGGGAACGCTGGGGGCGGCGGGGCGCGACGATACAGACATGGCCACGACGACCGACTGGCACGCGCACCTCTCGGAGACGGGCGTGCCGCTGGACCGCGAGCGCGAACTGCTCGACGTCCGCGAGCTGGGGCCGCCGGACCCGCTCGTCGAGACGCTGGAGACGCTGCCGGACCTCGCCGACGACGTGGTGCTCGTGCAGGTCAACGACCGCGCCCCCCAGCACCTCTACCCTAAGCTCGACGACCGCGGCTACGAGTACGCCACCGTCGAGGCCGACAACGCGGTCGTCACGGGCATCTGGGACGCCGACGCCTGACTACGGGCTCCGCCGCCCGGTCGCGTCCGTCGGGCGGAGTTCGTACCACGTCGCGTCCAGGACCCGCGGGTCGGCGTCGAAGACGCTCATCCCGATGGGCGTCGCCTGCTCGGCGTAGCGCCGCCGGTCGGCCGGCTCCGGCGTCGGAATCTCGGCGAGGACGCCGTCGACGACGACGCTCGACCAGTCGTCGGGCGAGCCGATGTCGTACGCGACGAGGGTCGCCGGCGTCTCCGCGTCGAGGCCGCGCTTCGCGCTCGTAGGCGCGGAGAGCAACTGGAACACGCAGCGGTCGGTGTCCGGGTCGTAGCCGAACGAGACCGGGAACGACTGGGCGTCGTCGGCGTGTATCGTGAGTACGCCGTCGCCGCACGACTCCAGGAACGCGGCGACTTCGTCGGCGCTCATCTGCACCTCTCGCTCGGGGGCGAAGCCGTCGGGAGAAGGCTGGTGAGACATCTACCGGTGGCCGCTAGTCCCAGGCCACGGTTAACCGACCCCGTCGTTCCAACACTCCGGGAATCGCTCCCGACGGACGAATTAACAACTCGACCGCGCTCGTTTATTACAATCTCCTATCTACCGCCGGAAGAATAACAGCCGAATTAATAACTGGTCGTCTCGTAGC
Protein-coding sequences here:
- a CDS encoding helix-turn-helix domain-containing protein → MARAQLSIDLPDSVWISQVSTRYPDTLFRVLAAFPDDDEGVALLELTGPDVVDVLKEMHDADGVEDMEPLERDDDSVLVEFETSEPLLLLTLQEAGLPLEPPLEVSNGTATLEVVAPHAKLSALRDQLDAFGMDFEVGYLYESGDSERLLTPRQQELLGAAIEAGYYDTPRECTLTDLAEELDTAKSTLSETLHRAEETAIKQFASNLPRFADKDLA
- a CDS encoding DUF2249 domain-containing protein, which produces MATTTDWHAHLSETGVPLDRERELLDVRELGPPDPLVETLETLPDLADDVVLVQVNDRAPQHLYPKLDDRGYEYATVEADNAVVTGIWDADA
- a CDS encoding pyridoxamine 5'-phosphate oxidase family protein, whose amino-acid sequence is MSADEVAAFLESCGDGVLTIHADDAQSFPVSFGYDPDTDRCVFQLLSAPTSAKRGLDAETPATLVAYDIGSPDDWSSVVVDGVLAEIPTPEPADRRRYAEQATPIGMSVFDADPRVLDATWYELRPTDATGRRSP